The Magnolia sinica isolate HGM2019 chromosome 9, MsV1, whole genome shotgun sequence genome contains a region encoding:
- the LOC131256108 gene encoding uncharacterized protein LOC131256108, translating into MPTRTKDGTGHGREKSSISPSTPQNIDAQHGRTPRSSSKSSVSGLPGKDSSTSSEKPVPHYLKPTISSTLEAHKIVKKPASEGPTTKSLTTRRSFEKPPSPSRTPKAPLSTGSKEKQLKMSLSLPKTSSSTKPILGKMVRTAGKAKSTRKEVGIPKKKETKATSTSTTTSTSHEGEEKEVIHDVTVEELKADDEEHAQVEIPMVQDQTPDNAKDADQNILNKACNASPSLDEHEVGTTDEEVDEKIDENTEGEGDHEVKEEEDRSDGEPNHQHFEESLVREDHEVTDKEHGEEGVDKKLKIEIKKVITNPEDGDGKDIDNAGSNEQHDGDMEGSPHNTNATPKHTDIRGKKEVPQAYNDVIEETASKLAGQRKSKVRALAGAFETVISLQNPEG; encoded by the coding sequence ATGCCTACAAGAACAAAAGATGGCACTGGTCATGGAAGGGAAAAGAGCAGCATTTCCCCTTCAACACCCCAAAACATCGACGCCCAGCATGGGAGGACTCCCAGATCGTCTTCCAAATCATCGGTATCTGGTTTGCCGGGCAAAGACAGTTCAACCTCATCAGAAAAACCAGTCCCACATTATCTCAAGCCGACAATAAGCTCCACCCTTGAAGCTCACAAGATTGTGAAGAAACCAGCATCTGAAGGTCCAACAACAAAGAGCCTGACTACTAGAAGATCCTTCGAAAAGCCTCCATCTCCATCTCGAACTCCAAAAGCACCTCTCTCCACCGGTTCCAAAGAGAAACAGCTCAAAATGTCGCTTTCCTTGCCTAAAACTTCCAGTTCCACAAAACCAATCTTGGGTAAGATGGTTAGAACTGCTGGAAAGGCAAAGAGCACGAGGAAGGAGGTGGGAattccaaagaaaaaagaaaccaaAGCAACTAGTACTTCTACTACTACTAGCACTAGtcatgaaggagaagagaaagaagtgATCCACGACGTTACGGTAGAGGAATTGAAAGCAGATGACGAAGAACATGCCCAAGTGGAAATTCCTATGGTACAAGATCAAACACCTGACAATGCCAAAGATGCTGATCAGAATATTTTGAACAAAGCTTGCAATGCTTCACCGTCATTAGATGAACATGAGGTGGGCACCACTGACGAAGAAGTAGATGAGAAGATCGACGAAAACACTGAAGGCGAAGGCGATCATGaagtcaaagaagaagaagacagaagTGATGGAGAGCCCAACCACCAACACTTTGAAGAAAGTCTAGTCCGTGAAGATCACGAAGTGACAGACAAAGAGCATGGAGAGGAAGGTGTCGACAAGAAGCTGAAGATTGAAATTAAAAAAGTCATAACCAATCCAGAAGATGGTGATGGCAAAGATATCGACAATGCAGGCAGCAACGAGCAACACGATGGAGACATGGAAGGCTCACCTCACAATACAAATGCGACACCGAAGCACACAGACATTCGAGGGAAGAAAGAGGTGCCACAGGCATACAACGACGTGATCGAAGAAACGGCAAGTAAGCTTGCAGGGCAGAGGAAGAGTAAGGTGAGGGCACTGGCCGGGGCATTTGAGACCGTTATTTCATTACAAAACCCAGAAGGATGA